The Sinomicrobium kalidii genome contains a region encoding:
- a CDS encoding TonB-dependent receptor domain-containing protein codes for MKPNRLLFILFMILPIHIYSQFQISGKVTDSEGQAIEFANVVLVPQIKKDIVKGAITDYGGVFHITNVSMGTYKVTISFMGYEDWNKNIQVDKDINVGTLKLKESAETLAEVVVEGKKPLIERKVDRLVFNVENSIAATGGDVLDALRVTPRIKVQNDQISMIGKSGMAVMLDDKLLQLSGEDLITFLRSIKSEDIKSIEVITNPPAKYSAEGNSGLINIKTKRLKYDSWGAALQSTYRQATYPISTIGGNFNYRKNKISITSSINYLNGSLAPDLNSKIYYPEILWTEENNRKDFYNSFNARLGVEYRISEKTSMGINYNRVDNKPGIRDDINTKIINRSSSRIDSLINTTAESTIKRNSNIFNYHLVHNIDTIGRKLSIDADYFNYENHMNRNFRTNTFLPSGDNIEESYEAADNIGFQKVDNYSVSADMEHPLQWMNLNYGGRLSFTKTSNKFSFYDLTSGAPILDLNQSNEFIFHEDTQALYISAQKEIGDKWEVQAGLRMENTQTKGNSLTLNQVNKISYTEFFPTAYIVYTPNENHSFSINYGRRINRPSFGLLNPFRWVASPYSYSEGNPYLLPAFNQNIEFEYSYKDFWVSTIYFSSLSDGFEQVTIIDDQTKVQQIIPLNFVSHKMFGINEYLFVNPTDWMETNFYADIYYSSSKSKIPETLDFLSGWNGEFTINNNLILNKDKTMFFSLSYSYVTKGVDNLDRNTAFSQLNAALKFFFMDKKLQLSIYGNDILRTNNPEYISYSNNIKNSFKNYRDERFLRVALLYKFGAKIKTSGKREIKNQEEIDRSND; via the coding sequence ATGAAGCCTAATAGATTGTTATTTATTCTTTTTATGATACTACCAATACATATATATTCTCAATTTCAAATTTCTGGGAAAGTAACAGATAGTGAAGGACAGGCTATCGAATTTGCCAATGTGGTTTTAGTTCCACAAATAAAAAAAGATATAGTAAAAGGAGCAATTACTGACTATGGAGGAGTTTTTCATATTACTAATGTATCAATGGGAACCTATAAAGTTACCATTAGTTTTATGGGGTATGAAGATTGGAATAAAAATATTCAAGTAGACAAGGATATAAATGTTGGTACTTTAAAATTAAAGGAAAGCGCTGAGACCTTAGCAGAAGTTGTAGTGGAAGGTAAAAAACCTCTTATCGAACGAAAAGTAGACCGGTTGGTGTTTAATGTAGAAAATAGTATTGCTGCTACTGGAGGAGATGTCTTGGATGCATTAAGAGTCACTCCAAGAATTAAGGTTCAAAACGATCAAATTTCAATGATCGGGAAAAGTGGAATGGCGGTAATGTTAGATGATAAGTTATTACAACTTTCCGGAGAGGATCTGATAACTTTTTTAAGATCGATTAAATCGGAAGATATCAAAAGTATTGAAGTAATTACGAATCCACCTGCTAAATACAGTGCAGAAGGGAATAGTGGTCTGATTAATATTAAAACGAAAAGATTAAAATATGATTCTTGGGGAGCAGCATTACAATCGACTTATCGTCAAGCCACTTATCCTATTAGCACTATAGGAGGGAATTTTAACTATCGGAAAAATAAAATAAGTATTACCTCAAGCATAAACTATTTAAATGGTTCTTTAGCTCCTGATTTGAATAGTAAAATTTATTATCCTGAAATATTGTGGACCGAAGAAAACAACAGGAAAGATTTTTATAATTCATTCAATGCGAGATTAGGAGTGGAATATAGAATTTCTGAGAAAACATCGATGGGAATTAACTACAACAGAGTAGATAATAAACCAGGAATCAGGGATGATATAAATACAAAGATTATAAATAGAAGCTCTTCACGGATCGATTCTTTAATTAATACTACAGCTGAAAGTACCATAAAACGAAATTCAAATATTTTCAATTATCACTTGGTTCATAATATTGACACGATAGGTAGAAAACTATCCATAGATGCGGATTACTTTAATTATGAAAATCATATGAATAGAAATTTCAGGACTAATACTTTTTTACCTTCTGGGGATAATATCGAGGAATCATACGAAGCCGCAGATAATATAGGTTTTCAAAAAGTAGACAACTATTCAGTAAGCGCAGATATGGAACACCCTTTACAATGGATGAATTTGAATTATGGCGGAAGATTATCATTTACTAAAACTAGTAATAAATTTTCTTTTTATGATTTAACAAGTGGAGCACCTATCCTTGATTTAAATCAGAGTAATGAGTTTATTTTTCACGAAGATACACAAGCTTTATACATTTCGGCTCAAAAAGAAATTGGTGACAAATGGGAAGTACAGGCTGGGCTTAGAATGGAGAATACTCAAACCAAAGGAAACTCATTAACATTAAATCAAGTAAATAAGATTAGCTATACCGAATTTTTTCCCACCGCTTATATTGTTTATACACCAAATGAAAATCATAGTTTTTCGATAAACTACGGTAGAAGAATTAACAGGCCTTCATTCGGTCTTTTAAATCCATTTAGATGGGTTGCTTCACCGTATTCATATTCCGAAGGGAATCCGTATCTATTGCCTGCTTTCAATCAAAATATAGAATTTGAATATTCTTATAAGGATTTCTGGGTATCAACTATTTATTTTTCCAGTCTGTCTGACGGATTTGAACAAGTTACTATTATTGACGATCAAACAAAAGTTCAGCAGATTATCCCATTGAACTTTGTCTCTCATAAAATGTTTGGAATTAATGAATATCTCTTCGTTAATCCTACTGATTGGATGGAAACCAACTTTTATGCAGATATATACTACAGTAGCTCAAAATCAAAAATACCGGAAACACTTGATTTTTTAAGTGGATGGAATGGTGAATTTACCATCAATAATAATCTTATCCTAAATAAGGATAAAACAATGTTTTTTAGCCTTTCATATAGTTATGTCACAAAAGGAGTAGACAATTTGGATAGAAATACAGCTTTTAGTCAATTAAATGCCGCCTTGAAATTCTTTTTTATGGACAAGAAGTTACAGTTGTCTATTTATGGCAATGACATACTTAGGACTAATAACCCTGAATACATCTCCTACTCAAATAACATCAAGAACTCTTTTAAAAATTATCGTGATGAAAGATTTTTAAGAGTGGCTTTGTTGTACAAATTTGGAGCCAAAATAAAAACTTCTGGGAAAAGAGAAATAAAGAATCAGGAAGAGATCGATAGGAGTAATGATTAG
- a CDS encoding helix-turn-helix domain-containing protein has translation MCRFIVISFIFVLLNDSLHGQTDAFIQQLDSLKHYTYKDLSTKFYDHEADSSVAVVYANTYLYRAKKDKDTIKMVDGYFFMTEINRDSIAIKYSDSIINLTQNIKGDKYYPFYGYLTRANLFFTKRKFKNALDDYLRANEHLNQWEESYLDYVVKHNIGLLKSRMGEYEEAMTIFKRCLNFYQEPEHKNKYNSSYLSVLVALSDTHMRLQSFDSASMINRIGYDKSVLLDMDDQKGYFIIYEGANQYFKGNYNAAIDSIVYGMPIIRKIGDQPNLAFSYFYLGKSYLGLKRTKEAVVYFKKVDTIFQNLSDIHPEMREGYEILINHYKSIGDKEQQLLYTEKLLTVDSVLNDNYRYINKNIIHQYDTPQLISQKDELIAALDGKKRKTTIGIISISILALGTTGLFFYYYRKQRIYKKRLEKLLREKIPVQSIPSASEIKDKVKTDVPKEIVNTILKNLEQFEAGQGYLSRNLNLKDMAKDLQTNNKYLSKTINLYKQKTFNTYINDLRVDYAVSRLKTDQKFRNYTITAIARESGFNSQEPFSKAFYKKTGIYPSYLIKELDKRRF, from the coding sequence ATGTGCCGCTTTATAGTCATATCCTTTATTTTTGTTTTACTTAATGATTCTTTGCATGGACAAACAGATGCTTTTATCCAACAGTTGGACTCATTAAAGCACTATACCTATAAGGACCTTTCTACGAAATTTTACGATCATGAAGCCGATTCTTCTGTAGCGGTGGTATATGCCAATACTTATTTATACCGTGCAAAAAAAGACAAGGACACTATAAAAATGGTGGACGGTTATTTTTTTATGACCGAAATAAATAGAGATTCTATTGCCATAAAGTATTCGGATAGTATTATCAATCTAACCCAGAACATAAAAGGAGATAAATATTATCCCTTTTATGGGTATTTAACAAGAGCAAATCTTTTCTTTACTAAGAGGAAATTTAAAAATGCATTAGATGATTATTTGAGGGCTAATGAACACCTTAACCAATGGGAAGAAAGTTACTTGGACTATGTAGTGAAACATAACATAGGATTATTAAAGAGTAGAATGGGGGAATACGAGGAGGCAATGACTATTTTTAAGAGATGCTTAAATTTTTATCAGGAACCGGAACATAAAAATAAATACAATTCAAGTTACCTCAGTGTCCTTGTTGCACTTTCTGACACTCATATGCGGCTTCAATCCTTTGATTCTGCATCCATGATCAATAGGATTGGATACGACAAATCTGTGTTGCTGGATATGGATGATCAAAAAGGATACTTCATTATATATGAAGGGGCCAATCAATATTTTAAAGGAAATTATAATGCAGCGATTGACAGTATTGTTTATGGTATGCCAATCATAAGGAAAATAGGGGATCAGCCAAATTTGGCTTTTTCGTATTTCTATCTTGGAAAATCGTATCTTGGATTAAAGCGTACGAAAGAAGCGGTTGTATATTTTAAAAAAGTCGATACTATTTTTCAAAACTTATCGGATATTCACCCGGAAATGCGGGAGGGGTACGAAATACTTATCAATCATTACAAATCAATCGGGGATAAAGAACAGCAGTTGTTGTACACGGAAAAGCTCTTAACCGTAGATAGTGTTCTGAATGACAATTACAGGTATATTAATAAAAATATTATCCATCAATACGATACTCCTCAGCTGATTTCCCAAAAAGACGAATTGATTGCTGCTCTGGATGGAAAGAAAAGAAAGACCACTATTGGGATTATAAGTATATCCATATTAGCATTAGGGACTACAGGACTATTTTTTTACTATTACAGAAAACAGCGTATCTATAAGAAGAGACTGGAAAAATTGTTGCGGGAGAAAATTCCTGTACAGTCTATTCCGTCAGCAAGTGAAATAAAAGATAAAGTAAAAACAGATGTACCCAAAGAGATCGTAAATACAATCCTTAAAAATTTGGAACAGTTTGAAGCCGGGCAGGGATACCTTTCCCGGAATCTCAATTTAAAGGATATGGCAAAAGACCTCCAAACTAACAACAAATATCTTTCGAAAACTATTAATTTATATAAGCAGAAAACTTTTAATACCTATATTAATGATCTTCGGGTAGATTATGCAGTATCCCGATTAAAAACGGATCAGAAGTTTCGGAATTATACCATTACAGCCATTGCCCGCGAATCCGGGTTTAACAGTCAGGAGCCCTTTTCCAAGGCATTCTATAAAAAAACCGGGATATACCCTTCATATCTGATTAAGGAATTGGATAAAAGAAGATTTTAA
- a CDS encoding S8 family serine peptidase: MTTIRTLIYIAISWLLWNCSPNKTSSLSPVSVDDVLSKKAEIAEKELNNWQHKDYLLDTIPGISLDRAYKEILEKKKGIGVIVAVLDTEIDIAHEALKNNIWINPNEVSDNGIDDDGNGYEDDVHGWNFLGNSQGENIIHTNYEVVRIVRKYEEKFKNKSEEEIPVHEREEFSIYVKARKVYEEKLKEAKDNQEYGDFLVNTYPKSKEALKKFFPKEDYTVEQLDSLYALKEKEDKELASLIYYMSDYIKYNLTQEWIYAAKDEGDASMNYWANIEYDDRKIIGDDPEDITDTGYGNNEISTKNGLEKVYPHGTYVAGLLVASQNSRGVRGISDRIKIMPVRMSPYGAAHDKDIALAIRYAVDNGAKVINMSFSKKFSLHKEWVFDAIRYAAEKNVLLVTSAGNDGINIDEFDYYYPNDAKDSMGEVADNFLIVGAITPYVNENLVVSYSNYGRHNVDVFAPGYELLTTAPDNSYKQMPGTSLASAIVSGVAALIWSYYPDLSASQVKKIIMDSGLSYNIECNIPGNETKEKLLFREFSQSGKVVNAYNALLMAREISTEK, translated from the coding sequence ATGACGACTATAAGAACGTTAATTTACATCGCAATAAGTTGGTTATTGTGGAATTGCTCTCCCAACAAAACTTCTTCTCTTTCACCTGTTTCGGTTGATGACGTACTTTCCAAAAAAGCTGAGATTGCGGAAAAAGAACTAAATAACTGGCAACATAAGGACTACCTTTTGGATACTATTCCTGGGATTAGTTTGGACAGAGCGTATAAGGAGATTCTGGAAAAGAAAAAAGGAATAGGTGTTATTGTCGCAGTATTAGATACGGAAATTGACATAGCACATGAGGCACTTAAAAATAATATATGGATAAACCCTAACGAGGTTTCAGATAATGGAATAGACGATGATGGCAATGGCTATGAAGATGATGTACACGGTTGGAATTTTTTAGGAAATAGTCAAGGAGAGAACATCATTCATACAAATTATGAGGTAGTACGCATCGTTAGGAAGTATGAAGAAAAGTTTAAAAACAAATCAGAAGAAGAGATTCCTGTTCATGAGCGTGAAGAGTTTTCTATTTATGTTAAGGCCAGGAAAGTTTATGAAGAAAAGCTGAAAGAGGCCAAAGATAATCAGGAATATGGAGATTTTTTAGTAAATACTTATCCTAAGTCCAAAGAAGCATTAAAAAAGTTTTTTCCAAAAGAAGATTACACAGTTGAGCAGCTCGATAGTTTGTATGCTTTAAAAGAGAAAGAAGATAAGGAGTTGGCCAGCCTGATTTATTATATGTCGGATTATATAAAATATAATCTGACCCAGGAATGGATCTATGCAGCTAAAGATGAAGGAGATGCTTCTATGAATTACTGGGCGAATATAGAATACGATGATAGAAAAATTATAGGTGATGATCCTGAAGATATTACCGACACCGGTTACGGAAATAATGAAATTAGTACCAAAAACGGTCTTGAAAAAGTGTATCCTCACGGAACCTATGTAGCGGGACTTCTCGTTGCTTCTCAAAATTCTCGTGGAGTAAGAGGCATAAGTGATCGAATAAAGATTATGCCTGTAAGGATGTCTCCTTATGGAGCGGCTCATGATAAAGATATAGCCTTGGCTATTCGTTATGCTGTGGATAACGGAGCTAAAGTTATTAACATGAGCTTCAGTAAAAAATTTTCATTACACAAAGAATGGGTATTTGATGCTATTCGTTATGCCGCTGAAAAGAATGTATTATTGGTAACTTCTGCTGGCAATGATGGGATCAATATAGACGAGTTCGATTATTATTACCCGAATGATGCTAAAGATAGTATGGGAGAGGTAGCAGACAATTTTCTAATTGTAGGGGCCATTACCCCTTATGTAAATGAAAACTTGGTGGTTTCTTATTCCAACTATGGAAGGCATAATGTAGATGTATTTGCCCCAGGTTATGAACTCCTCACCACGGCCCCCGATAATTCATACAAACAAATGCCAGGTACCTCGCTGGCTTCTGCCATTGTATCCGGGGTGGCAGCGTTAATATGGTCCTATTATCCGGATTTGTCTGCTTCTCAGGTAAAGAAGATCATTATGGATTCTGGGCTGTCCTATAATATAGAATGTAACATCCCTGGAAATGAAACTAAGGAAAAACTGCTTTTTCGTGAATTTTCCCAATCCGGTAAAGTAGTAAATGCATATAATGCACTGCTTATGGCCAGAGAAATTTCTACTGAGAAATAA